The DNA segment GGAATTCAATTCGCGATCCAATCCCTGCACCCGCACCCAGGCCGAAAGGGTCAGCGAATCGTATTCGCCCGGCACGTCCAACCGCACCCGATCGTTCACGTTTTGAAACTCGATGGCTTGCTTTCCGGGCCAGCGTCCCCTGCCCCACTGGCACCCAATCACCGACGCCATTTCCGCCACCGAACTTGACTGGGACAAATTGGGCAACTCCCAACGAGACGGGCTCGCTTGCTCGAAATCCAGCCGCACCAGCAGAGACTCCTCTTGATTCAATCGCTCGCCCATCACTTCCCAATAGTCCCGGCGCAGCGCCAGAGCCGCGGAGGATTCCGCGTGAAAATCATAGAGAGACGCGAACGCGGACCCGTCAGGCTGTATCCGTTGAACATCCCCTGTTTCGGTCACCAAAATTCCGATACCGCGTTCGACCGATTCCTCGGCAGAAGCATTTCGAGGACGTACTGCGGCCTGGCCGGCGAACACGTGAACCGCCGTCCCGCTGCCCTCCGCCTCAAAGCCAACGTTCGCCACTGTGGCATCGACGCTGGCATGCGGTCCATCGATGCGAAATCCGCTCGACTGCGATGGTATGTCAGCAGTGATCTTACCCTTTCGCACGGAAACGTGGTTCGGGGCTAGGAGGTAGATCTCCGCGGGCCCTTCCACGATCAAGCGGGCCCCTTTATAAAAAACGATCTGAGCCAGGCCCGACTCGAGCGTCAGCCACCCCGGCTCCAGAGAATCGCCCGCCACAGGTTGCCCTTCCGCATCCGCCCATCGAGCGCGAACGGTGCGGTCCAACATCGCCACCGCTTGGCTGCCGACTTGCCAATCAGGAGCTTGCTCGCGAACCCCGCTTTGCCAGACGCCCAAAGCAGCAAGCACCAGCAAGGCCGCCACTCCCCAAGCCCACCAAAGGCTACGCTTTGGCTTCGCTGCGGAATCGGGGTCTCCCCCGTCGAGAAAGCCTTGCTCCTCCGTATCGGTCTCCACTGACGAGAGCTGGTTCGCAGCGACGAACAAATCCTCGTCGGACCCCAACCGCGAATGCAGTTCGGTCCGCAAGATGTATTCATCAAGCGCCGCCGCATCGTTTCGCAGCAGCTCATTCAGGGCCCGGCACAGAGCCTCGTCGGCCTCGCCGTGGCAAACCGCCGCCACCGCGTCATCAAATTCTGGAGACGGAAATGCGAGCGTCATGTCGCCCCCTCCGTCCGAGTCGCGCCCTCGATGCACATTTGCAACGACTGGCGCACGCGCTGCAAGGCCTTATAAGTCGCTTCCACTGTCCGCCCCGACGCTTCCGCCAAGGCCTCGATAGTTTGGCGCTTGTAGTAATAGCCTTCCACCAAGGACCGCTTGTCCTCGGGCAGCTTTTCTAAACAGCCCTCCAACCGGCTCAAGCGGCGCTCCAATCGCGGCTTCAGCTCCTCACGTCGGACCACGATTTCCTCGGCCAGTCCATTCTCCAGCAATGCCTGCCAGCGCTTGCGTCGCTCCATCCACTGACGGGCCTTGTTCAGAGCGAAACGACAGGCCCAAGGGGTGAACGGTCTCGACGGGTCGTAGGAATCGAACTTCTCCCAAAGGGCGATGGCCGTCTGCTGAACGATATCCTCCGCGTCGGAAGCATTGGGCACTAGGGCTGCCACGTAGCGGAAGATTTCCCTCTCGCTTCGCAGAAAAAGCGAAAGGAATCGCTGCCGCTCCAACGCGTCGTCGCCCTGCTTCCCAGATTCAACCATTCATATCTACTTCCGGCCGCTCCCTGTTTTTGGACAAGTTTTCTTCAAAAAAAGCGTTCGCCACGGAATGGAGCATCGTTCAGTCGGCGAAAAGAACCTCGACCTTCGACTTGGGATAGCCTTCTGCTTTTACCGTGAGCGTCGCTCGTCCGGCCGTGCCGGGCTTGCTCCGCAGCACCGCGACTGCTTGTCCGTAGAACAAGGGATGGGTCTCGTCCGTGAGGGCGTCGAAGCCGATCGAGTTGCCATTGGCGACCCCCATGAAGGTGGCAGCCCCTTCGGTCTCGAAACTAAGTTCGTCCATGGCCCAAGGACACAGGCGGCCCTCGTCGTCGAGCAGCTTGATCGCCACGTAACAGAGATCCATACCATCCGCCTTCATGACCCTTCGGTCGGGCGTGAGCTCCAGCGTTGCCGGGGGTCCGGCCGTCTGGACCGCGGCCTCGCCGATCCGCTGTCCGTCACGATAAGCCACGACCTTCAGTTCGCCGGGTTCGTAGGGAATATCGAAAAAGCGGATACGGTAGGCGTCGACGACGTCGTAGTAGGGATTGCGGTTGGCCGTCTCCTTATCCAAAACCTCAAGCTCTCTCACGCTCGCCCAGCGGTTATCTGCGATTTCGTTCACCTCCAGCTTCACGAAGCGGGCGTCAACCCAATCGAACTCGATGGTAGTGAGCTCGCCGATACGTCTCTCCTCGCCGCCCACTGGCGTCCAGTTTTCATCATCACTCGAGATCAAGACCGCGTAGTCGTAGATCTCAGCTGCTCTCTCCCACTGGATACGGATCTGCTTGAAGGAACGCTCTTCTCCTAGGTCTACCTTGAGGAATTGCGGCGCGGTCCCGTCCGCAGCTGCCCAACGCGTGTTCGGGTTTCCGTCGAAGGCCTTGTCCGTGGTATTGTCCGTCAACACGTTTCCACCTTCGTCCTGCACCACCTGCGAGCTGCTGGCGTAACTAGTTTTCTGATACGCAATATTCGCGGTCTGCATCTGATCGGGGTCGACCTTCGACTTTCGCCCGATGCTGCGGCCATTGAGAAACAGCTCCGCTTCGTCGCCATCGGTATAGATGATGGCCGGCACTTGATCGCCCTCCGACCAGTTCCAGTGCGGAGAAAGGTGCACCGTGCGGTCCGCCTTGTTCCACTGGCTGCGGTAGAGGTAAAAGGTGTCCTTCGGCAGTCCCGCCAAATCAACGATGCCAAAGTAGCTGCTGCGCGCCTCGAGTTTTAGCTCTGGCGGCGAATTCACGCCACGAGCGGGCGTCGGTTCGCCGAGGTAGTCGAACCCGGTCCAAACGAAGTCGCCGTTGAGAAACCGATGCTTGCGCATGCGCTCGAATTCGTGCTCCGGGATATCTCCCCAAGGAGCAGAGGTCAGGATGAAGCCGTTTTGGAATCCGTCGTCGCCGAAATCGATCTTCGACTCGGGCAGATCCAGTTCGTAGTGGCCGCGGGTGCCGAAGGCCGATGCGGTTTCGCTGTAGATGACCGGCTTCTCGGGGTAGTTCTTGCGGAAGTTCATATAGCGCTGGGAGTAGTTCCAGCCCGAGCTGTCGAGCGCCTCGAAGATTCCCCACTCGCGTCGGGCTCCACTAGCCACGTGACAGCCCATGGTGGTGGGACGGGTGTTGTCGTACTTTTCGAAATACGAGACCATCTTCGCCACGTGCTCCGCCGACTTCCCATCGCGGTTGGTCAGCACCGCGCCATCCTCGTTGGCCACCGACCAAAGCATCACCGACGGATGGTTCCGATCGCGTCGCACGAAATTACGCACCTCGCGTTCCGCGTACTCGTTGACGAAGGTCGCCGTGTCCACATCCACCCCACCGGTACGATCCCACTTGTCGTAGAGCTCGTTGAATACGACGATTCCCAAGCGGTCGCACAGCTCCAAAACTTCAGGCGCTTCCGGATTGTGCGAAGTGCGCAGGGCGTTGACACCCATGTCCCGCAGGATCTCGAACTTACGCTCCACCGCTCGCGGAAAAAACGCCGCTCCCAGCATGCCGTGCGTGTGGTGCTCGTTCACCCCCTGCAAGTCCACGCGTCGCCCGTTAAGGTGAAACCCATCGTCGGCCGTCCATTCGTAGGTACGGATGCCGAAATTCGTATCCAAATTATCTGACATTCCTCTATCGGCGAGAATAGCGGTCTTCGCCGTGTAAAGGTGCGGGTGCTCCACGTCCCAGCGCTTGACCGCGTCGAGCTCGAATTGGAGAGTTGCCTTGATTCCCGCGACCGGCACCTCTACCGCTAGAGTTTCCGTTCGCACTACCTCGCCCAGCGGGTCCACGATTTCCACCACGACCTCAGCGGATTGAGCCTTTCCGGTTTCGTTCGCCAACTCCACGTCGACCTGCACCGACGCTTCATCGTCCTCGACTCGGGGCGTCGTAACCGCGACTCCCCAGTAGGGAATGTGCACCGGATCGACCAGACGCATCGAGACCTTGCGATAGATGCCTGCTCCCGGATACCAACGCGAATGGTGAGCTTGGGTATCCACATGCACCGCCAGCACATTTTCGCCTCCGAAGTTCGCCGCATCGGTCGCATCGATATGGAAGGAGTTGTATCCATAGATCCATGATCCGACTTCCTCGCCATTGAGGTAGACCGTCGGGTTGGCCATCACGCCGTCGAAGAGAAACTGCAACCGCTTCCCTTGGGCATCGGCGGGCAGTTCGAAAGTCTTTCGATACCAGCCCTCGCCCTTCCATTCCAGCTTGGCAGTATTCGGATCGCCCTCCGGGTCGAAATTCTTGTGGATCGCCCAATCGTGCGGCAAGTCGACCGCTTCCCAGGTCGAATCGTCGAAGCCCGGCTGCATCGCGGTGGCGTTTTCCCCTTCAGCAAAGCGCCACCCGAAATTGATGGGATCCGGCTTGGCGGATGGAAACGCGGCACTCGACAGCGTTGCCAGAATTAAAACGAAACAACCAGCCAAGCTGGCGCGAAAGAGGGACCGACGCGTCTTTGTCATTTTCAAAAAAATTTTGATAGGGTTTAGATCGCTGACGCAGCGAAGACGGCACACAGGCCGGCCGTCGGCTGAGCTCGCAGGGGAGCAGATTCGCATTTAGGGCCCGATCCCATCAAGATGTTACGGTTCGGTAATTAATCAAACAGTTTGATTTGCTTCCACATTCCCGCAGTGTTCCTTTTCTTCTGGTCCATCACTCCCACCGCGTTGAGAACACACCCCAGCCACATCACCCCTTTCATCCTATGCGAAATTCACTGTTGCTCACACTCACCCTCGGCCTCGCCGCCTTCGGTTCCGCCGAGCCTATCAATACCGCTCAGCAAATCCTCACCCGCCCCGACTCAGTAAAAGAGATCATGTTGCGCGTCGCCGACTACCAGGAGCGCGACTTCGGCGGAGAAATTCGCACCGACTGGAAAGCGGGCACCTACTACTCCGGCCTCTACGCCGCCTATCAAGCCACGGGGGACGAAGACTTCCGCCGCCAAGCCATCGCCTGGTGCGAAAACGCGGACTGGGAGCTCTCGGAAAACCACTTCTTCGCCGACGACATCTGCGCCGCCCAAACCTTCCTCGACGTCTACCTCGACGAGAAAGATCCCGAGATGATCGCCGACACCGTCGCCGCGCTCGAGCCCTACTTCACTCAGGAGACCATTCGCCGCGATCAGCTCGGCCATGCCGTCTGGCGCGACGAAAGCCGCCCCTTCACCGGCCGAAACGTCTGGTGGTGGTGCGACTCCCTCTACATGGCACCGCCGGTGCTCACCCGTCTGTATTCAGCGACCGGAGACCAACGCTACATCGACCTGCTGAACAATTTCTACTGGGATACCGTCGACTTCCTCTACAAGGAAAAGGACGGCCTTTTCGCTCGCGACGAAACCTATTTCGACAAGGAGACGCCTAACGGCAATCCCGTCTATTGGTCTCGCGGAAACGGCTGGGTCTACGCGGGCTTGATCCGCCTACTCGACCACTTGCCCGAAGACGATCCCCACCGCCAGGACTACATCGACCTCTTCGTCGAGATGACCCGAGCCCTCGTCGATCTGCAGCATGAAGACGGCCTCTGGCGCCCTGCCCTCAACGATCCGGACTGGAAGCCGTCGAAGGAAAGCAGCGGCACCTCCTTCTTCACCTACGGCCTGCTCGGCGGCATCAACCGCGGCTTCCTCGACAAGCAAGCCTACCTGCCCGTAGCGCTCAAAGCCTGGGAAGGCCTCGTCGGTTGCATCAACACCGACGGCCGCCTCGGCTACGCCCAGCTCGTCGCCGGCGGCCCTGCCCACGTTCGCCCCAGCGATTCCATCGACTACGCCCACGGCGCCTTCCTGCTGGCCGCTAGCGAACTCTACAAGATGGACCTGGACAACCAAGACTTCGCGGCGCTGGAAGATCCCTACGAAATCAAGACGCTCGCCCGCGACGGCGTCTGGACCTGGTTCAACGACGAACGCGTGCTCTACGACGGAGCCGGCCTCTACATCGGTTCCATCGACTCGGAAGGCGTCAGTCGCATAGACTACTACAGCACCATTCTCACTCAAAGCCCCTTCGCCTACCAGCCCAAGGCCTTGAGCAGCTGGAAGAGCAAGGACGACCACAACAACCCTGCCATCATCGAGCTCGAAACCGGCGACCTGCTCGCCGCCTACTCGAAACACCATCTCGAGCCCGTGTGGTACACCCGCCACGGCACGAAGAAAGGGCCCGACAACTGGCGAACTGTGGATTGGTCCGAGGAACAAGCCATCGAAGCCCCCGCCTACACGACCTACAACAACCTCGTGCAGCTCTCGGAAGAGAACGGACGCGTCTTCAACTTCATGCGGGTAATCGGCTGGAACCCGACCCTCGTGCTTTCCGAAGACAACGGAAAATCCTGGAGCGACCCCATCGAACTCGTGCGCTCGGGCAACGACAGGACCCGCCCTTACGTCAAGTACAGCAACAACGGCCAAGACCGCATCGACCTCATCTTTACCGACGCCCACCCGCGCAAGGACCACGAAAACAACGTCTACCACATGTACTACCAGGACGGCGCCTTCCATAAGAGCGACGGCACCCTCATCCGCACCTTGGAAGACATAAAATCGCAGCCGCTGGTTCCCACCGAAGCCACCCTCATCTACGACGGCACCGAAGCCGGTCGCGGCTGGGTATGGGATCTTGAATACGACGAGAAAGGCCAGCCCGTCGTCGCCTTCATAAACTCCGTGGATCACGAAATCGGCAACGACCTGCGCTACCGCATCGCCCGTTGGGACGACGCATCCAAAAAATGGACACAGGGCCAGGTCGCTTACGCCGGCACCCACCTCTACGACCGCGAGGAACACTACGCCGGCGGCATCGCCATCGACCCGCAGAACACCGACCAAATCTATCTCTCCGCCGACGTCGACCCCGCCACCGGAAAGCCCAACGCCACCGGCCGCTACCAGATGTTCCGGGGAACCTACCAAGACGGCTCCTGGAGCTTCCAGCAGCTCACCCACGACGCCCAGGTCGACAACATCCGCCCCATCGTCCCCCGCGATCACGACTTCGACAAAATCGCCCTCTGGGTGCGCGGACGCTATACCACCTACGAAGACTACGACACCGCCATCGTCGGCATCCTCGAAAAGCCCGGTACCGAATAGCAACCTGCAACACCCGTATCCACAATGAAACGACGCTTCAACGTCCTCGCTATTGCCGCCTCCCTTCTCGGCGTCGCCTCGCTCCCCGCAAAGCCAGCCGGCTATCTCTTCGCAACCTTCAAGGGGGAGCAAACACCGCTCACCGAGCAAATCTACTTTGGCTTCAGCGAAAACGGGCGCGACTGGAAAGCGCTCAACGACGGCCAACCTGTCCTCGTCAGCAAACAAGGAGAAAAAGGCCTGCGCGACCCCTACATCCTCCGGTCCCACGACGGGGAAAAATTCTACATGGTCGCCACCGACCTCAACATCAACCTGAAGCCAAACTGGAGCAACGCCGTACGCGCCGGAAGCCGGAGCATCGTCGTATTCGAATCGGCCGACCTCGTAAATTGGTCGGAGCCGCGTCTCGTGGAGGTTGCCCCCGAAGACGCGGGCTGCGCCTGGGCCCCAGAGGCCATTTACGACGACGTCAACGAAGACTACATTGTCTTCTGGGCCTCCACTACCGCGAGAGACGACTTTGCGAAACACCGCATCTGGGCAACTCGCACCGAAGACTTTAAAACCTTCGGCGAGCCCTTCATTTTCATCGAAAAACCGACCACCGTCATCGACACCACCATTATAAACAACGGCCAAGCCTACTACCGCTTCACCAAGGACGAGAAGTTCAAAGCCATCAACATGGAAACCGCGCCTCAGCTCGCCGGACCTTGGATCGATGTCGACGGCTTCACGCTTGCCCACCTGCGCGGTTTCGAAGGCCCGGAGTGCTACCAGATCGAGTCGGCTCAAGGCGACCAGCCCGCACGCTGGTGCCTCATTCTCGACAAGTACTCGACGGGCGAGGGCTACTATCCCTTCGTCACCTCCGACCTTGCTTCCGGCGACTTTGAACCCGCCGACGACTTCAGCTTCCCCTTCCATTTCCGCCACGGCTCCATCATCCCGCTCGACGCAGAAGAACTCCACCGCCTGCAGCAAAAGTGGGGCGACTGAGCCGCGGCTCGCTGAATA comes from the Pelagicoccus enzymogenes genome and includes:
- a CDS encoding LamG domain-containing protein, which gives rise to MTLAFPSPEFDDAVAAVCHGEADEALCRALNELLRNDAAALDEYILRTELHSRLGSDEDLFVAANQLSSVETDTEEQGFLDGGDPDSAAKPKRSLWWAWGVAALLVLAALGVWQSGVREQAPDWQVGSQAVAMLDRTVRARWADAEGQPVAGDSLEPGWLTLESGLAQIVFYKGARLIVEGPAEIYLLAPNHVSVRKGKITADIPSQSSGFRIDGPHASVDATVANVGFEAEGSGTAVHVFAGQAAVRPRNASAEESVERGIGILVTETGDVQRIQPDGSAFASLYDFHAESSAALALRRDYWEVMGERLNQEESLLVRLDFEQASPSRWELPNLSQSSSVAEMASVIGCQWGRGRWPGKQAIEFQNVNDRVRLDVPGEYDSLTLSAWVRVQGLDRELNSLFMSDGFMEKSIHWLLRDDGVLGMTVVGDQPGDYQIVASPPVVELDDIGRWIHLAVVVDGRSRRVSHFVNGQEVDREALMIKPPYRVGPSELGNWSARGFPEDDPFMIRNFSGSMDEFCLFSRALEPEEIETLYQEGRPDLDLLAFRR
- a CDS encoding sigma-70 family RNA polymerase sigma factor, coding for MVESGKQGDDALERQRFLSLFLRSEREIFRYVAALVPNASDAEDIVQQTAIALWEKFDSYDPSRPFTPWACRFALNKARQWMERRKRWQALLENGLAEEIVVRREELKPRLERRLSRLEGCLEKLPEDKRSLVEGYYYKRQTIEALAEASGRTVEATYKALQRVRQSLQMCIEGATRTEGAT
- a CDS encoding glycoside hydrolase family 2 TIM barrel-domain containing protein, which encodes MTKTRRSLFRASLAGCFVLILATLSSAAFPSAKPDPINFGWRFAEGENATAMQPGFDDSTWEAVDLPHDWAIHKNFDPEGDPNTAKLEWKGEGWYRKTFELPADAQGKRLQFLFDGVMANPTVYLNGEEVGSWIYGYNSFHIDATDAANFGGENVLAVHVDTQAHHSRWYPGAGIYRKVSMRLVDPVHIPYWGVAVTTPRVEDDEASVQVDVELANETGKAQSAEVVVEIVDPLGEVVRTETLAVEVPVAGIKATLQFELDAVKRWDVEHPHLYTAKTAILADRGMSDNLDTNFGIRTYEWTADDGFHLNGRRVDLQGVNEHHTHGMLGAAFFPRAVERKFEILRDMGVNALRTSHNPEAPEVLELCDRLGIVVFNELYDKWDRTGGVDVDTATFVNEYAEREVRNFVRRDRNHPSVMLWSVANEDGAVLTNRDGKSAEHVAKMVSYFEKYDNTRPTTMGCHVASGARREWGIFEALDSSGWNYSQRYMNFRKNYPEKPVIYSETASAFGTRGHYELDLPESKIDFGDDGFQNGFILTSAPWGDIPEHEFERMRKHRFLNGDFVWTGFDYLGEPTPARGVNSPPELKLEARSSYFGIVDLAGLPKDTFYLYRSQWNKADRTVHLSPHWNWSEGDQVPAIIYTDGDEAELFLNGRSIGRKSKVDPDQMQTANIAYQKTSYASSSQVVQDEGGNVLTDNTTDKAFDGNPNTRWAAADGTAPQFLKVDLGEERSFKQIRIQWERAAEIYDYAVLISSDDENWTPVGGEERRIGELTTIEFDWVDARFVKLEVNEIADNRWASVRELEVLDKETANRNPYYDVVDAYRIRFFDIPYEPGELKVVAYRDGQRIGEAAVQTAGPPATLELTPDRRVMKADGMDLCYVAIKLLDDEGRLCPWAMDELSFETEGAATFMGVANGNSIGFDALTDETHPLFYGQAVAVLRSKPGTAGRATLTVKAEGYPKSKVEVLFAD
- a CDS encoding glycoside hydrolase family 88 protein is translated as MRNSLLLTLTLGLAAFGSAEPINTAQQILTRPDSVKEIMLRVADYQERDFGGEIRTDWKAGTYYSGLYAAYQATGDEDFRRQAIAWCENADWELSENHFFADDICAAQTFLDVYLDEKDPEMIADTVAALEPYFTQETIRRDQLGHAVWRDESRPFTGRNVWWWCDSLYMAPPVLTRLYSATGDQRYIDLLNNFYWDTVDFLYKEKDGLFARDETYFDKETPNGNPVYWSRGNGWVYAGLIRLLDHLPEDDPHRQDYIDLFVEMTRALVDLQHEDGLWRPALNDPDWKPSKESSGTSFFTYGLLGGINRGFLDKQAYLPVALKAWEGLVGCINTDGRLGYAQLVAGGPAHVRPSDSIDYAHGAFLLAASELYKMDLDNQDFAALEDPYEIKTLARDGVWTWFNDERVLYDGAGLYIGSIDSEGVSRIDYYSTILTQSPFAYQPKALSSWKSKDDHNNPAIIELETGDLLAAYSKHHLEPVWYTRHGTKKGPDNWRTVDWSEEQAIEAPAYTTYNNLVQLSEENGRVFNFMRVIGWNPTLVLSEDNGKSWSDPIELVRSGNDRTRPYVKYSNNGQDRIDLIFTDAHPRKDHENNVYHMYYQDGAFHKSDGTLIRTLEDIKSQPLVPTEATLIYDGTEAGRGWVWDLEYDEKGQPVVAFINSVDHEIGNDLRYRIARWDDASKKWTQGQVAYAGTHLYDREEHYAGGIAIDPQNTDQIYLSADVDPATGKPNATGRYQMFRGTYQDGSWSFQQLTHDAQVDNIRPIVPRDHDFDKIALWVRGRYTTYEDYDTAIVGILEKPGTE
- a CDS encoding glycoside hydrolase family 43 protein, whose amino-acid sequence is MKRRFNVLAIAASLLGVASLPAKPAGYLFATFKGEQTPLTEQIYFGFSENGRDWKALNDGQPVLVSKQGEKGLRDPYILRSHDGEKFYMVATDLNINLKPNWSNAVRAGSRSIVVFESADLVNWSEPRLVEVAPEDAGCAWAPEAIYDDVNEDYIVFWASTTARDDFAKHRIWATRTEDFKTFGEPFIFIEKPTTVIDTTIINNGQAYYRFTKDEKFKAINMETAPQLAGPWIDVDGFTLAHLRGFEGPECYQIESAQGDQPARWCLILDKYSTGEGYYPFVTSDLASGDFEPADDFSFPFHFRHGSIIPLDAEELHRLQQKWGD